The genome window ATTAAAAGGCCGTTTTATGTAGCGTGTGGATAAGTTGCGCAGTTATTTTTCGCGCTGGCGCTGCGCTTATGCATCAGGAAACAATGACTTCAGAAATTCTAAAACCTTCTTGGCTTGTTTGACTGCGCTATGCACATCTTCCTCTGTAATATGGATCTCCTCAGGATGCCTCGGCTGAACACTATATTGGTCTAACTCAATACAGGCCGATTTTATCAAATTATTATTTGGCACAAAATCTTTAATTTGCGAAAATAATTCTCTTAAATCATGCGTCCTTGGAGCCTCCGTATTATTGATAATCAAAATGCCTTTTAATAATTTTTCTACGGACTGCTGACAATGAAAACAAATTATTTCTTTGGGCAAAGGCCTGTGCCGCAACAGAAATTCAGCGCTGCTTAAATCCATTTCAGCAAAACGCAGCCATTCTAGAGACAACAACAAATCATCCATAGATAACAATCCCTTTTTCGGCAACTTTTCGCTCGATGGTATGCGCTGATTTCCGATATTGAAAGCGCGTGTTGGTATTAAGCAATATATCTATCGGCAAAGTTTTCTTATCCCATAAAGCAGCGCCAATTAAACGCTTGGCTTCCAATTGCCGGTACGGCGCGTCGTCTTTCATTACCACATAGAAATCCAGATCAGAATTTTCGCGCGGAGTACCATAAACATAGGAACCGAATAAATATATCTGCTTCACAGGCACAGTCTCAACGATAATTTTTTTTACTATCTCTATTTGTTCTTGAACTTTCTTGTTCATATTTTATTTTCCAGTTTTTTAAATTCCAGCGCGGATTTGACCGCTTTGAGATCCTGCCAGGTCTGCCATTTGGGACTGCCGACTTCCGACGAGGCGTTGCGCAGCAGATACGATGGATGAAAAATGATCAGCGCGTCCACGCCCTCGCAAGTCACCCATTTGCCGCGCGCTCTGGTGATGCCGGGCATTTCCTCGCCCAGCATATTTTTCATAGCCACCGCGCCGACCAGCACAATAATTTTTGGCCGCACCAGACGGATCTGGTCTTTGAGCCAGTGCATACAGGCATTGGCTTCCTCTCTCTCGGGATTGCGGTTGCCGGGCGGACGGCATTTGCAAATATTGGCGATGTAAGCGTCAGTGTCACGGTTGATGCCGACCGCCGCCAGCATTTTGGTCAGGAGCTGTCCGGCGCGCCCGACAAAAGGGATGCCCTGCTCGTCCTCGTCCGCTCCCGGCGCCTCGCCGATGAACATCAGATCGCACGGCGCGGGACCAACGCCGAAAACCACCTGCTTGCGCGCCTCCGCCAAACCGCAGGCCGTGCATTTCAGACATTCTGTCTGGAGTTCCTCGTATTCGGACATGAGATAATTTTAGCAAATAACCGGAGAAAAACCTATCTTAAAAATCGGTTGGCTGCGATACCTAACGGGGCAGGCCAAAATTTACTCTGTTTTACATACTACGAAAATATGGTATCATAATACTAGAAAATCTGGTATCGTAATACCAGAATTTATAGGAGAGCTTATGGCTTACTTTCGGCGATTTTTAACGGCTACTCTGGAAAAAACCCTGAAAACACGACCGCTGATTTATTTGAACGGCCCCCGCCAGACCGGCAAGTCTACACTGGCCAGTCATATCTCGGCCGGCCGGCCGATCAACTATTTGTCTTTTGACGCGCCGCTCGTCTTAGCCAATGTTAAAAACAATCCCGCGGCCTTCTTAAATTCGCTACCGCAGGATAGGCTGAATGTGCTGGATGAAATACAGCTCTGTCCGGAATTATTCCCCTATTTGAAGATTGCCGTTGACCGAAGCCGCGCCAAAAATAAATCCACCGGCTTATTTTTGCTCACCGGCTCAGCCAATCTATTGGCCTTGCCGCGGCTGGCGGAAAATCTGGTGGGACGGATGTCCGTCTTAAAACTGCTGCCTTTTTCCGCGGCGGAATATTTTCAGACAGACTATAATTTTGTAGAACAGTTATTTGCCGCCCGCCCGGTCTACAAAAAATACACCGCAGCAAAAATTGCGGACATTATCAAAAAGGCCACTTATCCGGAACTCGCTTTGCAAAAAAAACTAGATCGCCAGCGCTGGCTGGACGATTATCTAAACCTGCTGATCCAGCGCGATGTCCAAGCGCTGGCCGACATTCGCCATCCGGACAAAATACTGATCTTACTGTCCGTTCTGGCCGCGCGCGCGGGCGGATTGCTCAACAACAGTTCTGTCGCTATGGACACTGGTTTGGACCTTAAAACTTATGAGAAATACAAATCCAGCCTACTCAATACTTTTTTGATTCTTGAAGTCAAACCCTGGACTCCGCTTGCCAAATTCAGCAAACGTTTTGTCAAAGCGCCAAAACTTTATTTCACGGATACCAATCTGCTGGTTTATTTAATGAAACGAGAGCTAAACACGCTGGCCAATGATCCCGCGGCTTTTGGCCACGTTTTAGAAAACTTCGCAGCCACAGAATTACTCAAACAAATTTCCACCGGCCTGAA of Candidatus Margulisiibacteriota bacterium contains these proteins:
- a CDS encoding nucleotidyltransferase domain-containing protein, which translates into the protein MNKKVQEQIEIVKKIIVETVPVKQIYLFGSYVYGTPRENSDLDFYVVMKDDAPYRQLEAKRLIGAALWDKKTLPIDILLNTNTRFQYRKSAHTIERKVAEKGIVIYG
- a CDS encoding uracil-DNA glycosylase, with protein sequence MSEYEELQTECLKCTACGLAEARKQVVFGVGPAPCDLMFIGEAPGADEDEQGIPFVGRAGQLLTKMLAAVGINRDTDAYIANICKCRPPGNRNPEREEANACMHWLKDQIRLVRPKIIVLVGAVAMKNMLGEEMPGITRARGKWVTCEGVDALIIFHPSYLLRNASSEVGSPKWQTWQDLKAVKSALEFKKLENKI
- a CDS encoding HEPN domain-containing protein, with protein sequence MDDLLLSLEWLRFAEMDLSSAEFLLRHRPLPKEIICFHCQQSVEKLLKGILIINNTEAPRTHDLRELFSQIKDFVPNNNLIKSACIELDQYSVQPRHPEEIHITEEDVHSAVKQAKKVLEFLKSLFPDA
- a CDS encoding ATP-binding protein, producing the protein MAYFRRFLTATLEKTLKTRPLIYLNGPRQTGKSTLASHISAGRPINYLSFDAPLVLANVKNNPAAFLNSLPQDRLNVLDEIQLCPELFPYLKIAVDRSRAKNKSTGLFLLTGSANLLALPRLAENLVGRMSVLKLLPFSAAEYFQTDYNFVEQLFAARPVYKKYTAAKIADIIKKATYPELALQKKLDRQRWLDDYLNLLIQRDVQALADIRHPDKILILLSVLAARAGGLLNNSSVAMDTGLDLKTYEKYKSSLLNTFLILEVKPWTPLAKFSKRFVKAPKLYFTDTNLLVYLMKRELNTLANDPAAFGHVLENFAATELLKQISTGLNVSLWHFRTADHKEVDFVLEKTNGDIIGLEVKSAGAVSNSDAKGLRELKKIAAAKFKRGVILYTGQEILPIDRDIWAMPINCLW